The following proteins come from a genomic window of Eubalaena glacialis isolate mEubGla1 chromosome X, mEubGla1.1.hap2.+ XY, whole genome shotgun sequence:
- the LOC133082655 gene encoding mitochondrial import inner membrane translocase subunit Tim8 A-like, with translation MYWVDDACYALLQMVMVWTPDCLVIAGLVGAGVDPSSSSSAAGLGSVDPQLQHFIEVETQKQRFQQLVHQMTELRWGKCVDKPGPKLDSRAEGCFVNCIERFIDTSQFILNRLEQTQKSKPVFSGSLSD, from the exons ATGTACTGGGTTGATGATGCTTGTTATGCGCTGCTTCAAATGGTGATGGTGTGGACGCCTGACTGCCTCGTGATTGCCGGCTTG GTCGGCGCTGGGGTGGATCCCTCCTCGTCTTCCTCCGCAGCAGGTTTGGGCTCGGTTGACCCGCAGCTGCAGCATTTCATCGAGGTAGAGACTCAGAAGCAGCGCTTCCAGCAGCTGGTGCACCAGATGACGGAACTTCGTTGGGGAAAGTGCGTGGACAAGCCTGGGCCAAAGTTGGACAGTCGGGCTGAGGGCTGTTTTGTGAACTGCATTGAGCGCTTCATTGATACAAGCCAATTCATCTTGAATCGACTGGAACAGACCCAGAAATCCAAGCCAGTCTTCTCAGGAAGCCTTTCTGACTGA